In Solanum stenotomum isolate F172 chromosome 6, ASM1918654v1, whole genome shotgun sequence, one DNA window encodes the following:
- the LOC125867524 gene encoding cyclic pyranopterin monophosphate synthase, mitochondrial: MLLHGVVLRTALPLSRRLFSSIGSHDMSKAISKLNQEMESVFGEPPPSSLSGSIDNQSMTQDLKLSTVEMDDKKSFAGLTHIGSKGEAQMVDVSLKNISRRVAIARGKVILGHKVFDLVSANQMGKGDVLSVAKLAGICGAKQTSNLIPLCHNINLTHVRVDLALNPQDFSVEIEGEAASDGKTGVEMEALTAVTVASLTVYDMCKAASKNIQITDIRLERKTGGKSGDWSRDK, encoded by the exons ATGCTTCTTCACGGAGTTGTATTAAGAACAGCATTACCTTTATCAAGAAGGTTATTTAGTAGTATTGGTAGCCATGATATGTCTAAAGCTATTTCCAAGCTCAATCAG GAAATGGAATCTGTATTTGGTGAACCTCCTCCGTCTAGCCTTTCTGGTTCCATTGACAATCAAAGTATGACACAAGACTTGAAGCTTAGTACTGTCGAAATGGATGATAAAAAATCTTTTGCTGGATTGACACATATTGGCAGCAAAGGTGAAGCTCAAATGGTGGATGTATCTCTTAAAAATATTAGCAGGAGAGTGGCCATTGCACGTGGCAAGGTTATTTTAGGACATAAGGTATTTGATCTGGTTTCAGCCAATCAAATGGGAAAAGGAGATGTCCTGAGTGTGGCAAAGTTAGCTGGAATTTGTGGAGCGAAGCAAACAAGCAATCTCATCCCACTATGTCACAACATCAACTTGACACATGTCCGAGTGGACTTGGCTTTGAACCCTCAAGATTTTAGCGTTGAAATAGAAGGGGAAGCTGCCTCAGATGGAAAAACTGGTGTGGAGATGGAAGCCTTGACAGCAGTAACTGTTGCTAGTCTAACAGTGTATGACATGTGCAAGGCCGCTTCGAAGAATATTCAGATTACAGATATCAGGCTTGAACGTAAAACTGGAGGTAAAAGTGGGGACTGGTCCAGGGACAAATGA